The following are from one region of the Hydrogenophaga sp. BPS33 genome:
- a CDS encoding adenine phosphoribosyltransferase: MDTSAFLKSHIRTVPDWPAPGVQFRDITPLLQDPKVFRVLIDTFVHRYMDPALRPSVVAGLDARGFIIGSVLAYELGVGFVPIRKKGKLPFTTVEETYELEYGSATVELHTDAVRKGDRVVLIDDLIATGGTMMAGRRLLEKLGAEVMEGAAIVDLPELGGSQKLRDAGLPLFTLLDFAGH, encoded by the coding sequence ATGGACACCTCTGCATTTCTCAAGTCCCACATCCGCACCGTGCCTGACTGGCCAGCGCCAGGCGTGCAATTTCGAGACATCACGCCGCTGCTGCAGGATCCCAAAGTCTTTCGCGTGCTGATCGACACCTTCGTCCACCGCTACATGGACCCCGCGCTACGCCCCAGTGTGGTCGCGGGCCTGGACGCGCGCGGCTTCATCATCGGGTCCGTGCTGGCCTATGAACTCGGCGTGGGCTTCGTGCCGATCCGCAAGAAGGGCAAGCTGCCGTTCACCACCGTCGAGGAAACCTACGAACTCGAGTACGGCAGTGCCACCGTGGAGTTGCACACCGATGCGGTCCGCAAAGGCGACCGCGTGGTGCTGATCGACGACCTGATCGCCACCGGGGGCACCATGATGGCAGGACGGCGCCTGTTGGAGAAGTTGGGCGCCGAGGTGATGGAGGGCGCAGCCATTGTCGATCTGCCTGAACTGGGCGGTTCGCAAAAGCTGCGCGACGCAGGCCTGCCACTCTTCACCTTGCTCGACTTCGCTGGCCATTGA